One Prinia subflava isolate CZ2003 ecotype Zambia chromosome 8, Cam_Psub_1.2, whole genome shotgun sequence DNA window includes the following coding sequences:
- the RBM12 gene encoding RNA-binding protein 12, whose protein sequence is MAVVIRLQGLPIVAGTMDIRHFFSGLTIPDGGVHIVGGELGEAFIVFATDEDARLGMMRTGGTIKGSKVTLLLSSKTEMQNMIELSRRRFETANLDMPPANASRSGPPPSSGMSGRVNLPTTVPNFNNPSPSVVTASTTVHESNKTISTFSTASIGTAPPNLGSTFGSPTFSSTLPSTASPMSTVPPPPIPPIPAMPSLPPMPSIPPIPVPPPVPTLPPVPPVPPIPPVPPVPPMTPLPPISGMPPMNPPPVAPLPTGMNGSGAAVNMNSGLNPLFIGPMNPVNPIQMNSQGSVKPIPINPDDLYVSVHGMPFTATESDVKDFFLGLRVDAIHMLKDHVGRNNGNGLVKFFSPQDTFEALKRNRMLMIQRYVEVSPATERQWVAAGGHITFKQTMGPSVQAHPPPQAHPRSKSPTGQKRSRSRSPHEHGFCVYLKGLPFESENKHVIDFFKKLDIVEDSIYIAYGPNGKAIGEGFVEFRNEADYKAALCHHKQYIGNRFIQVHPITKKAMLEKIDMIRKRLQNFSYDQREILMNAEGESGLPKLCAHISNIPYNITKIEILQFLEGLAVEENSVQILVDNNGQGLGQALVQFKAEDDARKAERLHRKKLNGRDVNLRLITVEEMRDIERNPPSQGKKILKIPIQGNAAVPGAQGPGGDEHAFLGGNAKEANNGPPFNFPGNFSGSGTFGPPLPPPGIGGFPDSRPGIPTVAASGLPGASIEVPGFAGGPANLSGPAGFAGGPQTFGNGPGNLSGPPAFGAGPPAIASSLGHLSGPPGFGPGPGNIHIGGPPGFGTGSGKPGPTVIKVQNMPFTVSVDEILDFFYGYQVIPGSVCLKYNEKGMPTGEAMVAFESRDEAMAAVVDLNDRPIGSRKVKLVLG, encoded by the coding sequence ATGGCTGTGGTCATCCGCTTGCAAGGTCTCCCGATTGTGGCGGGGACCATGGACATTCGCCACTTCTTCTCTGGATTGACCATTCCTGATGGGGGCGTGCATATTGTAGGGGGTGAACTGGGTGAGGCTTTCATCGTTTTTGCCACTGATGAAGATGCAAGGCTTGGTATGATGCGCACAGGTGGTACAATTAAAGGGTCAAAAGTAACGTTGTTGCTGAGCAGtaaaactgaaatgcagaacaTGATAGAACTCAGTCGTAGGCGTTTTGAAACAGCCAATCTAGATATGCCACCAGCAAATGCTAGCAGGTCGGGACCACCACCTAGTTCTGGAATGAGTGGAAGGGTTAACTTACCTACTACTGTACCTAACTTTAATAATCCTTCTCCTAGTGTAGTAACTGCTTCCACTACGGTGCATGAAAGCAATAAAACCATATCCACATTTTCTACTGCCAGTATTGGGACTGCACCTCCAAATCTTGGGAGTACCTTTGGTAGTCCAACATTTAGCTCAACTTTACCTAGCACAGCATCCCCAATGAGCACAGTACCTCCTCCACCAATCCCTCCTATCCCGGCTATGCCATCTTTGCCACCAATGCCTTCTATTCCCCCTATACCTGTTCCACCTCCTGTACCCACACTGCCTCCTGTACCTCCAGTTCCTCCAAtaccccctgtcccccctgtaCCTCCAATGACGCCTCTGCCTCCCATATCAGGAATGCCTCCTATGAATCCTCCACCTGTAGCACCCTTACCCACTGGAATGAATGGgtctggagcagcagtgaaTATGAACAGCGGCTTGAATCCATTGTTTATTGGTCCCATGAATCCTGTAAATCCTATCCAGATGAATTCTCAAGGTAGTGTCAAGCCAATTCCAATCAATCCAGATGATTTGTATGTCAGCGTTCATGGAATGCCCTTTACTGCAACAGAATCTGATGTGAAAGACTTTTTCCTTGGGCTCCGTGTGGATGCAATCCATATGCTGAAGGATCATGTAGGTCGAAATAATGGAAATGGACTAGTtaagtttttttctcctcaagaCACGTTTGAAGCACTGAAGCGAAACAGAATGCTGATGATTCAGCGCTATGTTGAAGTTAGTCCTGCAACAGAGAGACAGTGGGTAGCTGCTGGAGGCCATATAACTTTCAAGCAAACCATGGGTCCCTCTGTGCAGGCAcatcctcctccccaggctCATCCTAGGTCCAAGTCTCCCACTGGACAGAAAAGGTCACGGTCGAGATCTCCCCATGAGCACggtttttgtgtttatttgaaAGGTCTTCCCTTTGAATCGGAGAACAAACATgtgatagatttttttaaaaagctggatATAGTAGAGGACAGCATTTATATAGCTTATGGACCTAATGGGAAGGCAATTGGAGAGGGGTTTGTTGAGTTTAGGAATGAAGCTGATTATAAAGCAGCTTTGTGTCATCATAAGCAATACATAGGGAATCGCTTCATTCAGGTACATCCAATTACTAAAAAGGCAATGTTAGAAAAGATAGATATGATTCGTAAAAGATTGCAGAACTTCAGCTATGACCAGAGAGAAATCCTGATGAATGCTGAGGGAGAATCAGGCTTGCCAAAACTTTGTGCACATATATCTAATATTCCATACAATATAACAAAAATTGAAATACTTCAGTTTTTAGAGGGGCTGGCGGTAGAAGAAAACTCTGTACAAATTCTTGTTGATAATAATGGGCAAGGTTTAGGACAAGCACTGGTTCAGTTTAAAGCTGAAGATGATGCTCGTAAGGCAGAGCGCTTGCACCGTAAAAAACTGAATGGAAGAGATGTTAATTTGCGTTTGATAACTGTAGAAGAAATGAGAGATATTGAGAGAAACCCACCATCTCAAGGGAAAAAGATCCTGAAAATACCAATCCAGGGAAATgcggctgtgccaggagctcagGGCCCTGGTGGGGATGAGCATGCCTTCTTGGGGGGAAATGCTAAAGAAGCAAATAATGGTCCTCCATTCAATTTCCCTGGTAACTTCAGCGGGTCTGGCACATTTGGTCCCCCTTTACCACCACCTGGAATAGGTGGCTTTCCTGATTCTAGACCAGGAATACCCACAGTTGCAGCTAGTGGTTTACCTGGTGCAAGTATTGAGGTACCAGGTTTTGCAGGTGGTCCTGCTAATTTGAGTGGACCAGCAGGTTTTGCAGGGGGTCCTCAGACATTTGGTAATGGTCCTGGCAATTTAAGTGGGCCTCCTGCCTTTGGTGCTGGTCCTCCAGCAATTGCTAGCAGCCTTGGACATTTAAGTGGACCGCCAGGATTTGGACCCGGACCAGGAAACATACATATTGGTGGACCCCCAGGTTTTGGAACAGGGTCTGGGAAGCCAGGGCCAACTGTCATTAAAGTGCAGAATATGCCCTTTACTGTTTCAGTGGATGAAATCTTGGATTTCTTTTATGGTTACCAAGTGATCCCTGGTTCAGTGTGCttaaaatacaatgaaaaagGCATGCCCACTGGAGAAGCAATGGTTGCATTTGAGTCTCGTGATGAAGCTATGGCAGCTGTTGTTGATTTAAATGACAGGCCTATAGGTTCCAGAAAAGTAAAACTTGTATTAGGGTAG